A window of the Syntrophaceae bacterium genome harbors these coding sequences:
- a CDS encoding ATP synthase F0 subunit C, with protein sequence MFGKFGKKLLTLIATVAALVVSSPAVWAAEAIPSGDNYTKVLFAAAAMLAAGIGVGLGAIGAGAGIGNAANGACMAVGRNPGVQGKIMTTMLVGMAMAESCVIYALVIGLVILYANPFAALIMK encoded by the coding sequence ATGTTCGGGAAATTCGGGAAGAAACTGTTAACACTCATCGCAACGGTGGCAGCTCTTGTTGTGTCATCTCCGGCGGTCTGGGCCGCAGAAGCGATTCCATCGGGCGATAACTACACGAAGGTCCTCTTCGCCGCCGCGGCCATGCTGGCGGCGGGTATCGGCGTCGGCCTCGGTGCCATCGGCGCCGGTGCGGGTATCGGTAATGCAGCGAACGGCGCCTGTATGGCCGTCGGCCGGAACCCCGGCGTTCAGGGCAAGATCATGACGACCATGCTGGTTGGTATGGCCATGGCCGAGTCCTGCGTCATTTATGCTCTGGTTATCGGACTGGTGATCCTGTACGCGAACCCCTTTGCAGCGCTCATCATGAAGTAA
- the mnmG gene encoding tRNA uridine-5-carboxymethylaminomethyl(34) synthesis enzyme MnmG — MQEYDIIVIGSGHAGCEAALAAARMGCETLLFNINLDSVALMSCNPAIGGLAKGQLVKEIDALGGEMGRIADRTAVHFRLLNASKGPAVRSSRFQCDKQLYRLAMKAVVERERRVHLRQSLVTALRVEGDRVTGVIDQAGVSYAGRAVVITTGTFLNGLIHIGTARFSAGRAGEIASLELAEHLKSQGFETGRMKTGTPPRLRASSIDFSRLARQDSDPEPEAFSYTTETLRKERLPSYFTATTEETRRIIADNIRLSPLYSGSIQGVGARYCPSLEDKIVRFSNRESHPVVLEFEGLDTEEVYAKGLGNSMPPHLQERIVHSVPGLEAAEIMRYAYAIEYDFIQPTQLQPTLETKRLRGLYLAGQINGTSGYEEAAAQGLWAGINAACAVQGREPFILRRSEAYMGVLMDDLVTRGVDEPYRMFTSRAEYRLLLREDNAAIRLMGKGHELGLVPSDVYRDLRERVRQIESGMKRLTSIKIYPVEESARKLQALGSSPLRNPATLFDLLKREEIGYDGLSVFDGWEAIPDRMVKGQIEIEAKYEGYIRRQREAVEKMKAQEEKAIPPSMDYENVPGLSNELRGKLKAIAPATIAQAGRIPGMTQSALASILIIIKKMKGPPTDRRDDPAARP; from the coding sequence ATGCAGGAATATGACATCATCGTGATCGGCAGTGGTCATGCAGGCTGTGAAGCCGCCCTGGCAGCAGCCCGGATGGGCTGTGAGACTCTGCTGTTCAACATCAACCTGGATTCCGTGGCCCTGATGTCCTGTAACCCCGCCATCGGCGGGCTGGCGAAGGGCCAGCTTGTCAAGGAAATCGACGCCCTCGGGGGCGAGATGGGACGCATCGCGGACCGCACGGCGGTGCATTTCCGTCTCCTGAACGCTTCCAAGGGACCCGCCGTCCGTTCTTCCCGGTTTCAGTGCGACAAGCAGCTCTACCGGCTGGCCATGAAGGCGGTTGTGGAGCGGGAAAGACGCGTCCACCTCCGTCAATCGCTGGTCACGGCCCTGCGGGTGGAAGGGGACCGCGTAACCGGCGTCATCGACCAGGCCGGTGTCTCCTATGCGGGGCGTGCCGTCGTCATTACCACCGGCACCTTTCTGAACGGCCTCATCCACATCGGTACCGCCCGTTTTTCCGCTGGCCGGGCCGGGGAGATCGCCTCGCTGGAACTTGCGGAACACTTGAAATCCCAAGGCTTTGAAACGGGCCGGATGAAAACGGGAACGCCCCCCCGGCTTCGGGCGTCATCCATCGATTTCTCCCGTCTCGCCCGACAGGACAGCGACCCGGAACCGGAGGCTTTCTCCTACACGACGGAAACGCTGCGGAAGGAGCGCCTCCCCTCTTACTTTACGGCCACAACGGAAGAGACGCGCCGGATCATCGCAGACAACATCCGCCTGTCCCCTCTTTATTCCGGGTCCATCCAGGGTGTCGGCGCCCGCTACTGCCCCTCCCTCGAGGACAAGATCGTCCGCTTTTCCAACCGGGAGAGCCACCCTGTGGTCCTCGAGTTCGAGGGGCTCGACACGGAAGAAGTGTATGCAAAGGGGCTCGGCAATTCGATGCCGCCGCATCTCCAGGAGCGGATCGTTCACAGCGTCCCCGGGCTCGAGGCGGCGGAGATCATGCGCTACGCCTACGCCATCGAATACGATTTCATCCAGCCCACCCAGCTTCAGCCAACCCTTGAGACAAAGCGGCTCCGGGGACTCTACCTAGCCGGGCAGATCAATGGGACGTCCGGATACGAGGAAGCCGCCGCCCAGGGCCTGTGGGCCGGGATCAACGCCGCCTGCGCCGTTCAGGGACGGGAGCCCTTCATCCTCAGGCGCTCAGAGGCCTATATGGGCGTGCTGATGGACGACTTGGTCACACGGGGGGTGGACGAACCGTATCGGATGTTCACCTCTCGGGCGGAATACCGGCTGCTCCTGCGGGAGGACAACGCCGCCATCCGCCTGATGGGAAAGGGGCACGAGCTCGGCCTGGTGCCGTCCGACGTTTACCGCGACCTCCGGGAAAGGGTCCGGCAGATCGAGTCCGGGATGAAACGTCTGACGTCGATCAAGATATACCCCGTGGAAGAGAGCGCACGCAAGCTCCAGGCTCTCGGGTCGTCCCCCCTTCGGAACCCGGCCACTCTCTTCGATCTCCTCAAGCGGGAGGAAATCGGCTATGACGGCCTGTCCGTCTTCGACGGCTGGGAAGCGATCCCGGACCGGATGGTCAAGGGGCAGATCGAGATCGAAGCGAAGTACGAGGGGTACATCCGGCGTCAGCGCGAGGCCGTCGAGAAGATGAAGGCCCAGGAGGAGAAGGCCATCCCGCCTTCGATGGACTATGAAAACGTTCCGGGCCTGTCCAACGAACTCCGGGGAAAACTGAAGGCCATAGCCCCAGCGACCATTGCCCAGGCGGGACGGATTCCCGGGATGACCCAGTCGGCCCTCGCTTCCATCCTGATCATCATAAAGAAAATGAAGGGGCCACCCACAGACCGCCGTGACGACCCAGCCGCCCGCCCCTGA
- a CDS encoding phosphotransferase: MTTQPPAPDPDTTPWGLRPRRSRPDLIVAGSPERVLSRLVLEDENGSLWILEEVAAGAVTQKERQAEILDRLSFSGLKSVHPYLRDRCGSWIACGKGSCRMLRPFLDGDFPERPGYAREAWRGEALGTFLAGLRRAAHSLPPEIQGLPFSLETFVGDLLERIRRRDPAILPELSSAVLRLRERLFPVLARLPSAFCHGDFHPLNAIWSQRTLKSVIDWEFCGPKTEAFDAALLMGCIGMEDPQALTGSFIPAFLAGIRRENLLSPASLSVLFELVLAVRFLWLSEWLRGRDMEMARLELDYMDLLLSEESLLREAWELPR, encoded by the coding sequence GTGACGACCCAGCCGCCCGCCCCTGATCCCGACACTACCCCATGGGGACTCCGTCCGAGGCGGAGCCGGCCCGATCTTATCGTCGCGGGCAGCCCCGAACGCGTCCTGTCGCGCCTGGTCCTTGAAGACGAGAACGGCAGCCTCTGGATTCTCGAGGAGGTCGCAGCCGGAGCGGTCACGCAGAAGGAGCGCCAGGCGGAGATCCTGGACCGTCTGAGCTTCTCCGGCCTGAAATCAGTCCATCCCTATCTCCGGGATCGCTGCGGCTCGTGGATTGCCTGCGGAAAGGGAAGCTGCCGGATGCTCCGGCCTTTTCTGGATGGAGACTTCCCGGAGCGGCCCGGCTACGCCCGCGAAGCCTGGCGGGGAGAGGCCCTGGGAACCTTTCTCGCCGGCCTCCGCCGGGCAGCTCATTCCCTGCCTCCGGAAATCCAGGGCCTGCCGTTTTCCCTGGAAACCTTCGTCGGAGATCTCCTGGAGCGAATCCGCCGCCGTGACCCCGCCATCCTGCCGGAGCTGAGTTCCGCCGTTTTAAGGCTGCGGGAACGCCTCTTCCCCGTTCTCGCGCGCCTGCCCTCGGCCTTCTGCCATGGCGACTTCCACCCCCTCAACGCCATCTGGTCGCAACGGACCCTGAAATCCGTGATCGACTGGGAGTTCTGCGGTCCCAAAACGGAGGCCTTCGATGCGGCCCTCCTCATGGGATGCATCGGCATGGAGGATCCCCAGGCCCTGACGGGCTCCTTCATCCCGGCGTTTCTCGCCGGAATCCGCCGGGAGAATCTCCTGTCGCCGGCCAGCCTGTCCGTCCTCTTCGAACTGGTCCTGGCGGTTCGCTTCCTATGGCTGTCCGAGTGGCTTCGCGGACGGGATATGGAGATGGCACGGCTGGAGCTGGACTACATGGACCTGCTCCTGTCGGAAGAATCGCTCCTCCGGGAGGCCTGGGAGCTTCCACGCTGA